In Streptantibioticus cattleyicolor NRRL 8057 = DSM 46488, a genomic segment contains:
- a CDS encoding Cof-type HAD-IIB family hydrolase, translating to MVPVTSTCPTPRHTPRDAAGRSEPPKPRLIATDLDGTLLRDDKTVSARTVAALAAAEEAGIEVFFVTGRPARWMDVVAEHTARHGVAICANGAGVYDLHRERLLAAYPLRVEDARAVVETLRTAVPGACFAIERTGSFQYEPEYDALWAEPDSMVGPAEELLAARPAEPVLKLLAKHASADPDVFLATARNAAGDHAEFTRSSPSALLEISGRGVSKATTLARCCADRGIGADEVVAFGDMPNDLEMLGWAGTSYAVANAHPDVLAATTHHTAANEEDGVAQAIEEILAR from the coding sequence ATGGTCCCCGTGACCTCGACCTGTCCGACGCCTCGACACACCCCGCGGGATGCCGCCGGGCGGTCCGAGCCGCCCAAGCCCCGGCTGATCGCGACCGACCTGGACGGAACGTTGCTGCGGGACGACAAGACCGTTTCCGCGCGCACCGTGGCCGCCCTGGCGGCGGCCGAGGAGGCCGGTATCGAGGTGTTCTTCGTCACCGGGCGCCCGGCCCGCTGGATGGACGTGGTCGCCGAGCACACCGCCCGCCACGGCGTGGCCATCTGCGCCAACGGGGCCGGCGTCTACGACCTGCACCGGGAGCGGCTGCTGGCCGCGTACCCGCTGCGTGTCGAGGATGCCCGCGCGGTCGTCGAGACGTTGCGGACGGCCGTCCCCGGGGCCTGCTTCGCGATCGAGCGCACCGGGAGCTTCCAGTACGAGCCCGAGTACGACGCGCTGTGGGCCGAACCGGACTCGATGGTCGGCCCGGCGGAGGAGTTGCTGGCCGCGCGCCCGGCGGAGCCGGTGCTGAAGCTGCTGGCCAAGCACGCCTCGGCCGACCCGGACGTCTTCCTGGCCACCGCACGGAACGCCGCCGGTGACCACGCGGAGTTCACCCGGTCGAGCCCGTCCGCGCTGCTGGAGATCAGCGGCCGAGGGGTGAGCAAGGCGACCACGCTGGCCCGCTGCTGCGCCGATCGCGGCATCGGCGCCGACGAGGTGGTCGCCTTCGGTGACATGCCGAACGACCTGGAGATGCTCGGCTGGGCGGGCACCTCCTACGCGGTCGCCAACGCCCACCCCGACGTGCTGGCGGCCACCACGCACCACACGGCGGCCAACGAGGAGGACGGCGTGGCCCAGGCCATCGAGGAGATCCTGGCCCGCTGA
- a CDS encoding LLM class flavin-dependent oxidoreductase, which produces MRLSTVILPVHPWQRGRELWTGAEQLGFHAAYTYDHLSWRSFRDGPWYGALPTLTAAAGVTSTLRLGTLVTSPNFRHPVTLAKELITLDDISGGRITLGIGAGGSGFDATALGQEAWTPRERADRFGEFLPLLDRLLTEDVVSAEGTYYPAHEVRNIPGCVQRPRLPFAVAATGPRGLRLAARYGQAWVTYGDPRGPRDVAVEDCPGVIRAQLGKLEAACAEEGRDPAGIDRVLLQGSTRERPLESVDAFVDYAGRYAELGITEIVLHWPIPDSVYAADLAVFEKIAVDGLAQLNG; this is translated from the coding sequence ATGCGACTGAGCACTGTGATCCTTCCCGTCCACCCCTGGCAGCGGGGGCGGGAGCTGTGGACGGGGGCCGAGCAGCTCGGGTTCCACGCCGCGTACACCTACGACCACCTGTCGTGGCGGTCGTTCCGGGACGGGCCGTGGTACGGCGCGCTGCCGACCTTGACCGCGGCCGCCGGGGTCACCTCCACTCTGCGGCTGGGCACGCTGGTCACCTCGCCGAACTTCCGGCACCCGGTGACGCTCGCCAAGGAACTGATCACCCTGGACGACATCAGCGGCGGACGGATCACGCTCGGCATCGGCGCCGGCGGCTCCGGCTTCGACGCCACCGCGCTCGGTCAGGAGGCGTGGACGCCCCGGGAGCGCGCCGACCGGTTCGGGGAGTTCCTGCCGCTGCTCGACCGGCTGCTGACCGAGGACGTGGTCTCCGCCGAGGGCACCTACTACCCGGCCCACGAGGTCCGCAACATCCCCGGCTGCGTGCAGCGCCCCCGGCTGCCGTTCGCGGTGGCGGCCACCGGTCCGCGCGGCCTGCGCCTCGCCGCCCGGTACGGCCAGGCGTGGGTGACCTACGGCGACCCGCGCGGCCCCCGCGACGTGGCCGTGGAGGACTGCCCCGGGGTGATCCGCGCCCAGCTCGGCAAGCTGGAGGCGGCCTGCGCCGAGGAAGGGCGCGACCCGGCCGGGATCGACCGCGTCCTCCTCCAGGGCTCGACCCGGGAACGCCCGCTGGAATCCGTGGACGCCTTCGTGGACTACGCCGGCCGCTACGCGGAACTGGGCATCACCGAGATCGTCCTGCACTGGCCGATCCCCGACTCGGTGTACGCCGCCGACCTGGCGGTCTTCGAGAAGATCGCCGTCGACGGTCTGGCGCAGCTGAACGGCTGA
- a CDS encoding MerR family transcriptional regulator: protein MAEDTVPGNVPGRAPRTAAPAARPDYRIEDLAHASGTTVRTIRAYQDRGLLPKPERRGRANVYGAEHLARLRQIGELLERGYTLASIKELLEAWDAGTGLGGVLGLVSEVDRPWSDERPARIGRADLIARFGGVADDGAIAEAVELGVLEPVTEPGAEEGGAAADAAEFLVPSPLELAAAAELYAAGVPLSAISGHLRELRGQVEHIAERFLEFTTEHVFHRYLDHPPTEDEATEAAGLVRRLRPLAQQTMDAELARAMRTLATRMVQRHLGDLPLPAALAGPATVTGPATVAGPGARDAGPPWASGVPDTVPVALPAGTVRSVRALVGARNTAAFIAAAAEREVRARTMDDLAAAGRRPRPHHEDDEGARS from the coding sequence GTGGCCGAGGACACGGTGCCCGGGAACGTTCCCGGGAGGGCGCCGCGGACCGCCGCACCGGCCGCGCGGCCGGACTACCGGATCGAGGACCTGGCACACGCCAGCGGCACCACGGTGCGCACCATCCGCGCCTACCAGGACCGCGGGCTGCTGCCCAAGCCGGAGCGGCGGGGCCGGGCCAACGTCTACGGCGCCGAGCACCTGGCCCGGCTGCGGCAGATCGGCGAGCTGCTGGAACGCGGCTACACCCTGGCCAGCATCAAGGAGCTGCTGGAGGCGTGGGACGCGGGCACCGGGCTCGGCGGGGTACTGGGCCTGGTCAGCGAGGTGGACCGGCCCTGGTCGGACGAACGGCCGGCCAGGATCGGCCGCGCGGATCTGATAGCGCGGTTCGGCGGGGTCGCCGACGACGGGGCGATCGCCGAGGCCGTCGAGCTGGGCGTGCTCGAACCCGTGACGGAGCCCGGGGCCGAGGAGGGGGGCGCGGCGGCCGACGCGGCGGAGTTCCTGGTGCCGAGCCCGCTGGAGCTGGCGGCGGCGGCCGAGCTGTACGCGGCCGGGGTACCGCTGTCGGCGATCTCCGGGCATCTGCGGGAGCTGCGCGGCCAGGTCGAGCACATCGCCGAACGCTTCCTGGAGTTCACCACCGAGCACGTCTTCCACCGCTACCTGGACCACCCGCCGACCGAGGACGAGGCCACTGAGGCGGCCGGCCTGGTCCGCAGACTGCGACCGCTGGCCCAGCAGACGATGGACGCCGAACTGGCGCGCGCCATGCGGACGTTGGCGACCCGGATGGTGCAGCGCCACCTCGGTGACCTGCCGCTGCCGGCCGCCCTCGCCGGCCCCGCGACCGTCACGGGCCCGGCGACCGTCGCCGGGCCCGGCGCGCGGGACGCCGGTCCGCCGTGGGCATCGGGGGTGCCGGACACCGTGCCGGTGGCGCTGCCCGCCGGGACGGTCCGTTCGGTGCGGGCACTGGTGGGCGCCCGGAACACGGCGGCGTTCATCGCGGCGGCGGCCGAACGGGAGGTACGGGCGCGCACCATGGACGACCTCGCCGCGGCGGGCCGCCGGCCGCGACCGCACCATGAGGACGACGAGGGCGCACGAAGCTGA
- a CDS encoding metal-dependent hydrolase, translated as MHTPTPYPIRPRRVSFDWRDTPLHWIPDEPVATHVINVLHLLLPAGERWFVKVFKEALPLVTDPELLGDVKGFMGQEATHSVQHSYVLDHLAEQGLDTHPYTRHVDWMFDVLLGDEPPAGLPLSRREWLRFRLSLIAAIEQFTAVLGDWILRADGLDRADPDAVMLDLLRWHGAEEVEHRAVAFDMYQHAGGSGLPRYLRRVYGMAVTAPVLLWLWAFGAAYLIRHDPQLRGRLGYTLREHNKAVRKGLLPTWGELGAAIPRYLRRSYHPSQEGSLRNAVAYLATSPAARAAAGAVARAAVS; from the coding sequence ATGCACACCCCGACCCCGTACCCGATAAGGCCGCGCCGTGTCTCGTTCGACTGGCGGGACACCCCGCTGCACTGGATCCCGGACGAGCCCGTCGCCACCCATGTCATCAACGTCCTGCACCTGCTGCTGCCGGCCGGTGAGCGGTGGTTCGTCAAGGTCTTCAAGGAGGCGCTGCCGCTGGTCACCGACCCCGAACTGCTGGGCGACGTCAAGGGGTTCATGGGCCAGGAGGCCACCCACAGCGTCCAGCACTCCTACGTCCTGGACCACCTGGCCGAGCAGGGCCTGGACACCCACCCCTACACCCGGCACGTGGACTGGATGTTCGACGTGCTGCTCGGTGACGAACCGCCCGCCGGGCTGCCGTTGTCGCGGCGTGAGTGGCTGCGCTTCCGGCTGTCGCTGATAGCGGCGATAGAGCAGTTCACCGCGGTGCTCGGCGACTGGATACTGCGCGCCGACGGCCTGGACCGGGCCGACCCCGACGCCGTCATGCTGGACCTGCTGCGCTGGCACGGCGCCGAGGAGGTCGAGCACCGGGCGGTCGCGTTCGACATGTACCAGCACGCCGGCGGCAGCGGCCTGCCGCGTTATCTGCGCCGGGTGTACGGCATGGCGGTCACCGCACCCGTGCTGCTGTGGCTGTGGGCGTTCGGCGCGGCGTACCTCATACGCCACGATCCGCAGTTGCGGGGCCGGCTCGGGTACACGCTGCGTGAGCACAACAAGGCGGTCCGCAAGGGACTGCTGCCGACCTGGGGCGAGCTGGGCGCGGCGATCCCCCGCTACCTGCGGCGGTCGTACCATCCCTCCCAGGAGGGGTCGTTGCGCAACGCCGTCGCCTACCTGGCCACGTCCCCAGCCGCGCGGGCGGCGGCCGGCGCGGTGGCCCGGGCGGCCGTCTCGTAG